Proteins found in one Streptomyces sp. CB09001 genomic segment:
- a CDS encoding DUF5998 family protein: protein MAKTSTTTQGLRAAIERSGYYPALVAEAVEAAVGGEPVRSYLVHQETTFDQNEVRRHVTVLVLTGNRFIVSHTDEQAADDTSPTPYATTSTESVKLGRISSIVVSRVVANPEQYKPGTLPREIVLTIGWGAVSRLDLEPAACGDPNCEADHGYTGSSTADDLSLRVSEAGDGPETVRQALTFAQALSEATADSAR, encoded by the coding sequence ATGGCCAAGACCAGTACGACGACCCAGGGGCTGCGAGCGGCGATCGAGCGCAGCGGCTACTACCCGGCCCTCGTGGCCGAGGCGGTGGAGGCCGCCGTGGGCGGCGAGCCCGTGCGGTCTTACCTGGTCCACCAGGAGACGACGTTCGACCAGAACGAGGTGCGCCGGCACGTGACCGTGCTGGTGCTCACCGGCAACCGCTTCATCGTCAGCCACACCGACGAGCAGGCCGCCGACGACACCTCCCCGACGCCGTACGCCACGACGTCCACGGAGTCCGTCAAGCTCGGCCGGATCTCGTCCATCGTCGTCAGCCGCGTCGTCGCCAACCCGGAGCAGTACAAGCCGGGCACTCTGCCCCGCGAGATCGTGCTGACCATCGGCTGGGGCGCCGTCTCCCGCCTCGACCTGGAGCCCGCCGCCTGCGGCGACCCCAACTGCGAGGCCGACCACGGCTACACGGGCAGCTCGACGGCCGACGACCTCAGCCTGCGCGTCAGCGAGGCCGGGGACGGCCCCGAGACGGTGCGCCAGGCGCTCACCTTCGCCCAGGCCCTCTCCGAGGCGACCGCGGACTCCGCCCGCTGA
- a CDS encoding nucleotide pyrophosphatase/phosphodiesterase family protein, with the protein MVQHTAWDTHPEPLPVDSAPVPEYGRGSLADLLPTLAAGLGVPGMTAGITELTPADRNCVFLIDGLGWEQLRAHPEDAPFLSSLLGSSRGGTGRPITAGYPATTATSLASVGTGLPPGAHGLPGYTVRNPDTGALMNQLRWQPWTAPGPWQPHPTVFGLAHEAGVHAAQVSSPTFANTPLTKVALSGGEFHGRLSGEDRMDCAAEQLARADRALVYTYYAEVDGAGHRFGVDSDTWRGQLGHVDRLVQRLAERLPPRSALYVTADHGMVDVPFDEEHRIDFDEDWELKAGVALLGGEGRARHVYAVPGAHNDVLFCWREVLGEQFWVASRDEAIAAGWFGPRIDDRVYDRIGDVVAAARDDVLVIASEREPKESAMVGNHGSMTPAEQLVPLLEVRS; encoded by the coding sequence ATGGTGCAGCACACCGCCTGGGACACCCACCCGGAACCGCTCCCCGTCGACTCCGCCCCCGTACCCGAGTACGGCCGGGGCTCCCTCGCCGACCTGCTGCCCACCCTGGCCGCCGGCCTCGGTGTCCCCGGCATGACCGCGGGGATCACCGAACTGACCCCCGCCGACCGCAACTGCGTCTTCCTGATCGACGGCCTCGGCTGGGAGCAGCTGCGCGCGCACCCCGAGGACGCCCCCTTCCTCAGTTCCCTCCTGGGCAGCTCGCGGGGCGGCACGGGGCGCCCGATCACCGCCGGCTACCCGGCGACCACGGCGACCTCCCTCGCCTCCGTGGGCACCGGCCTCCCGCCGGGCGCCCACGGCCTGCCCGGATACACGGTGCGCAATCCCGACACCGGCGCCCTGATGAACCAGCTCCGCTGGCAGCCGTGGACCGCGCCCGGCCCCTGGCAGCCCCACCCCACCGTCTTCGGGCTCGCCCACGAGGCGGGGGTGCACGCGGCCCAGGTCTCCTCGCCCACCTTCGCCAACACCCCGCTGACCAAGGTCGCGCTCAGCGGCGGCGAGTTCCACGGACGCCTGTCCGGCGAGGACCGGATGGACTGCGCCGCCGAGCAGCTGGCCCGCGCTGACCGCGCCCTCGTCTACACCTACTACGCCGAGGTCGACGGCGCCGGCCACCGCTTCGGCGTCGACTCCGACACCTGGCGCGGCCAGCTCGGCCACGTCGACCGGCTCGTCCAGCGCCTCGCCGAGCGGCTGCCGCCGCGCAGTGCCCTGTACGTCACCGCCGACCACGGCATGGTCGACGTGCCGTTCGACGAGGAGCACCGCATCGACTTCGACGAGGACTGGGAGCTGAAGGCGGGCGTCGCCCTCCTGGGCGGCGAGGGCCGCGCCCGCCACGTCTACGCCGTCCCCGGCGCCCACAACGACGTGCTGTTCTGCTGGCGCGAGGTGCTCGGCGAGCAGTTCTGGGTGGCGTCCCGGGACGAGGCGATCGCCGCGGGCTGGTTCGGCCCCCGCATCGACGACCGTGTCTACGACCGCATCGGCGACGTGGTCGCCGCGGCGCGCGACGACGTCCTGGTCATCGCCTCGGAGCGCGAGCCCAAGGAGTCGGCGATGGTCGGCAACCACGGTTCGATGACGCCCGCCGAGCAGCTCGTCCCGCTGCTCGAAGTACGCTCCTGA
- a CDS encoding thymidine kinase, translated as MPELVFFSGTMDCGKSTLALQIEHNRSARGLAGMIFTRDDRAGEGKLSSRLGLVTDAVEVGDGQDLYAHVVDHLSQGGRVDYVIADEAQFLAPDQIDQLARVVDDLDVDVYAFGITTDFRSKLFPGSQRLVELADRVEVLQVEALCWCGARATHNARTVGGVMVVEGAQVVVGDVAQSPDEIGYEVLCRRHHRRRMTSATARAAALSPDVLPVSTT; from the coding sequence ATGCCCGAGCTGGTGTTCTTCTCCGGAACGATGGACTGCGGGAAGTCGACACTGGCTCTCCAGATCGAGCACAACCGCTCGGCGCGCGGACTGGCCGGCATGATCTTCACCCGCGACGACCGTGCGGGCGAGGGCAAGCTCTCCTCCCGCCTCGGCCTCGTCACCGACGCGGTCGAGGTCGGGGACGGCCAGGACCTGTACGCCCACGTCGTCGACCACCTCTCGCAGGGCGGCCGGGTGGACTACGTGATCGCGGACGAGGCACAGTTCCTCGCGCCGGACCAGATCGACCAGCTCGCGCGCGTGGTCGACGACCTCGACGTCGACGTGTACGCGTTCGGCATCACCACCGACTTCCGCTCCAAGCTCTTCCCGGGCTCGCAGCGGCTGGTGGAACTCGCCGACCGCGTCGAGGTGCTCCAGGTGGAGGCCCTGTGCTGGTGCGGAGCCCGCGCCACGCACAACGCCCGAACCGTGGGCGGCGTCATGGTCGTCGAGGGCGCCCAGGTGGTCGTCGGGGACGTTGCCCAGTCCCCCGACGAGATCGGCTACGAGGTGCTGTGCCGACGCCACCACCGCAGGCGGATGACGAGCGCGACGGCGCGGGCGGCGGCGCTCTCGCCGGACGTGCTGCCGGTCTCCACCACGTGA
- a CDS encoding glycoside hydrolase family 36 protein has protein sequence MTDVNRRSVLKVALGGAGLAAFPSVALGATPAAAAPHRGPDLVGVGDTSITLEFDDRLRSRVALRGVDVTRFDAGEALLVDGGAIEEFTYGGHETRRTRHSRHGAGVSVTVWGTSAAGVRKTVELTSFRRLTGMIVMKVTYSNGTGVPLAVTGWRSGAHELLEVPGGFHTFSGTTYEDRRDWVRPMTDGFVQENSLGMDASDYGGGTPLATVWRPGAGLSVGHVEPVARMLRLPVRSTAGGASLAVEGDTPVTLEPGRRLTTDTTFLTALPGDHFAPLQRYRDYMSDVGQRAPRTPGPALEPMWCAWGYERDFTVEQVVKTLPKVREVGLKWAVLDDGWQTNEGDWELDPRKFPRGARDMRAFTQQIRDAGLRPRLWWAPLAADPESSLYQNRSDMLLLDREGNKQRVSWWDAWTLCPAYRPTVDYFVGQVKRFIGDWGYEGLKIDGQHLNAVTPCYNPAHGHARPEESTEGLAQFWKAVYEAAHEANRDAVVELCPCGTAFAFHNLPYVDQYPSSDPLSSYQVRTKGKTMKALMGRGSSYSGDHVELSDGGDDFASSYGVGAVLSTKFTYPAGPDDGIVLTPEREALWRRWMILYEENMLSTGEYRGELYDIGFDKPEAHVVAKGATLHYAFYAGRWDGTVELRGLGRGRYRLTDPFNGTSLGTVDARHNTVELAFERFQLIVAEHIG, from the coding sequence ATGACGGATGTGAACCGGCGCAGCGTACTGAAGGTGGCGCTGGGAGGTGCCGGCCTGGCCGCCTTCCCCTCGGTGGCCCTGGGCGCCACCCCCGCGGCCGCCGCACCGCACCGCGGCCCCGACCTCGTCGGGGTCGGCGACACCTCCATCACCCTGGAGTTCGACGACCGGCTGCGCAGCCGGGTGGCGTTGCGGGGCGTCGACGTCACCCGCTTCGACGCCGGTGAGGCCCTGCTGGTGGACGGCGGGGCGATCGAGGAGTTCACGTACGGCGGGCACGAGACCCGCAGGACCCGGCATTCCCGGCACGGCGCGGGCGTGAGCGTGACCGTCTGGGGCACGTCCGCGGCCGGGGTCCGCAAGACGGTGGAGCTGACTTCCTTCCGGCGCCTGACCGGGATGATCGTGATGAAGGTGACCTACTCCAACGGGACCGGTGTCCCGCTGGCGGTCACCGGATGGCGCAGCGGGGCCCACGAACTCCTGGAGGTTCCCGGCGGCTTCCACACCTTCTCGGGAACCACGTACGAGGACCGTCGCGACTGGGTGCGGCCGATGACGGACGGGTTCGTCCAGGAGAACTCGCTGGGGATGGACGCCTCCGACTACGGCGGCGGCACCCCCCTGGCGACCGTGTGGCGGCCGGGGGCCGGTCTCTCCGTCGGACACGTCGAACCCGTGGCCAGGATGCTGCGCCTGCCGGTTCGCAGCACGGCCGGCGGAGCGAGCCTCGCCGTCGAGGGCGACACCCCTGTGACCCTGGAGCCGGGGCGGCGCCTGACCACCGACACCACCTTCCTGACCGCCCTGCCGGGCGACCATTTCGCACCGCTCCAGCGCTATCGCGACTACATGAGCGACGTCGGCCAGCGTGCGCCCAGGACGCCCGGACCGGCCCTGGAACCCATGTGGTGCGCCTGGGGCTACGAGCGGGACTTCACCGTCGAGCAGGTCGTCAAAACGCTCCCCAAGGTGCGTGAGGTCGGCCTCAAGTGGGCGGTGCTCGACGACGGCTGGCAGACCAACGAGGGCGACTGGGAGCTGGACCCGCGGAAGTTTCCGCGGGGCGCGAGGGACATGCGGGCCTTCACCCAGCAGATCCGGGACGCCGGCCTGCGTCCGCGCCTGTGGTGGGCTCCGCTGGCGGCGGACCCGGAGAGCAGCCTGTACCAGAACCGCTCCGACATGCTCCTGCTGGATCGTGAGGGCAACAAGCAGCGCGTGAGCTGGTGGGACGCCTGGACCCTGTGCCCCGCGTACCGGCCGACGGTGGACTACTTCGTCGGGCAGGTGAAGCGGTTCATCGGCGACTGGGGATACGAAGGGCTCAAGATCGACGGCCAGCACCTCAACGCCGTCACGCCCTGCTACAACCCGGCACACGGGCATGCCCGCCCCGAGGAATCCACCGAGGGTCTCGCGCAGTTCTGGAAGGCGGTGTACGAGGCCGCGCACGAGGCGAACCGCGACGCCGTGGTCGAGCTCTGCCCCTGCGGCACCGCCTTCGCCTTCCACAACCTCCCCTACGTCGACCAGTACCCGAGCTCGGACCCGCTCTCGTCGTACCAGGTCCGTACGAAGGGCAAGACGATGAAGGCGCTGATGGGCCGGGGCAGCAGCTACTCCGGCGACCACGTCGAACTGAGCGACGGCGGCGACGACTTCGCCTCCAGCTACGGTGTGGGAGCCGTCCTGTCGACGAAGTTCACCTACCCCGCGGGCCCGGACGACGGGATCGTGCTCACGCCGGAAAGGGAAGCCCTCTGGCGCCGGTGGATGATTCTGTACGAGGAGAACATGCTGTCCACGGGCGAGTACCGGGGCGAGCTGTACGACATCGGTTTCGACAAGCCCGAGGCGCACGTGGTGGCCAAGGGCGCGACCCTGCACTACGCCTTCTACGCCGGGCGGTGGGACGGGACGGTCGAGCTGCGTGGCCTGGGCCGCGGCAGGTACCGCCTGACCGACCCGTTCAACGGCACCTCTCTCGGAACCGTCGACGCTCGGCACAACACCGTGGAGCTGGCCTTCGAGCGGTTCCAGCTCATCGTGGCCGAGCACATCGGCTGA
- a CDS encoding GntR family transcriptional regulator, which produces MTEASTPMPRGLFADDALPLYERTAARLLDDLRAAAARPGDRLPSERALVTRYAVSRVTLRAALAQLEARGVVRPSSSRGWFVAEPGLFPEAVTAPASTVPQVQGFADYAEANGLTTASKVLSATVRPATVAEAEQLRIAPGADLFDLHRLRFLDGLLVVLEHNRLPLSACPALADADFSTASLYATLRAADPPQLPRVADYSVEARHPTAREMELLEIGATMPMLVATQLTSNQDARPIELTVQVYRGDRYRFRASITNQT; this is translated from the coding sequence ATGACCGAAGCGAGTACGCCGATGCCCAGGGGCCTCTTCGCCGACGACGCCCTCCCGCTGTACGAGCGCACGGCCGCGCGGCTCCTCGACGACCTGCGTGCCGCCGCCGCCCGCCCCGGTGACCGGCTGCCCTCCGAGCGGGCTCTGGTCACTCGGTACGCCGTCTCGCGCGTGACCCTGCGAGCCGCGCTCGCCCAGCTGGAGGCGCGGGGCGTCGTGCGGCCGTCGTCCTCGCGCGGGTGGTTCGTCGCCGAACCCGGTCTGTTCCCCGAAGCGGTGACGGCGCCGGCCTCGACCGTTCCCCAGGTCCAGGGATTCGCCGACTACGCCGAGGCCAACGGCCTGACGACGGCCAGCAAGGTGCTCTCCGCCACCGTCCGTCCGGCCACCGTGGCGGAGGCCGAGCAGCTCCGGATCGCCCCGGGCGCCGACCTCTTCGACCTCCACCGGCTGCGCTTCCTGGACGGCCTGCTGGTCGTGCTTGAGCACAACCGGCTGCCACTGTCTGCCTGCCCGGCCCTGGCCGACGCCGACTTCAGCACCGCCTCGCTGTACGCCACCCTGCGTGCCGCCGACCCGCCGCAGCTCCCCAGGGTCGCCGACTACTCGGTCGAAGCCCGCCACCCGACGGCACGGGAGATGGAGCTGCTCGAGATCGGGGCGACCATGCCGATGCTGGTCGCGACCCAGCTGACCTCCAACCAGGACGCCCGCCCGATCGAACTGACCGTCCAGGTCTACCGGGGGGACCGCTACCGGTTCCGGGCCTCCATCACCAACCAGACCTGA
- a CDS encoding D-tagatose-bisphosphate aldolase, class II, non-catalytic subunit yields MQSPLDEVVRRQKAGRPQGITSVCSAHPLVIEAAVMQARETGGPVLVEATSNQVDQYGGYTGLRPADFRDLVYGIATERGLPLDRVILGGDHLGPNRWQSLTPDEAMRQADALVAAYAEAGFTKIHLDCSFACAGDPAPLTDDVVAERAARLIRVAEDTVGPERAERIRYVIGTEVPTPGGAHETLGALVPTTAEAARTTLEQHRKAFARHGVEGVWPRVMALVVQPAVEFDHLRVVDYRREATEELRKVLDDEPTMVYEAHSTDYQTAEALTALVEDHWAVLKVGPGLTFALREALFALAAIEDELVPAGERSRLPEVVERRMLAEPAQWEGYYPGGDAEQRLARRYSYSDRMRYYWTDPEIEEAQARLLANLSAAAVPLPLLSAHLPLQYARVRRGELAARPRELAVDHVRDVLRDYDRAADQNRNQNQREFV; encoded by the coding sequence ATGCAGAGCCCGTTGGACGAGGTCGTCCGGCGTCAGAAGGCCGGACGACCACAGGGCATCACCTCCGTGTGCTCGGCCCATCCGCTGGTCATCGAGGCGGCCGTGATGCAGGCACGCGAGACCGGTGGTCCGGTACTGGTGGAGGCGACCTCGAACCAGGTCGACCAGTACGGGGGCTACACGGGCCTGCGGCCCGCGGACTTCCGTGACCTCGTGTACGGCATCGCGACGGAACGCGGTCTGCCACTGGACCGCGTCATTCTCGGCGGCGACCATCTCGGACCGAACCGGTGGCAGTCCCTGACGCCCGACGAGGCGATGCGGCAGGCCGATGCCCTGGTCGCGGCCTACGCGGAGGCGGGCTTCACCAAGATCCACCTGGACTGCAGCTTCGCCTGCGCCGGTGACCCCGCCCCGCTGACCGACGACGTGGTCGCCGAACGCGCCGCGCGTCTGATCCGGGTGGCCGAGGACACGGTGGGCCCGGAGCGGGCGGAGCGGATCCGGTATGTGATCGGTACCGAGGTGCCGACGCCCGGCGGCGCGCACGAGACCCTCGGCGCTCTGGTGCCCACCACGGCCGAGGCGGCGCGCACGACCCTGGAGCAGCACCGGAAGGCGTTCGCCCGGCACGGCGTCGAAGGGGTCTGGCCCCGCGTCATGGCCCTGGTGGTGCAGCCGGCCGTGGAGTTCGACCACCTGCGGGTCGTCGACTACCGGCGGGAGGCGACCGAGGAACTGCGCAAGGTCCTCGACGACGAGCCCACCATGGTCTACGAGGCCCACTCGACCGACTACCAGACCGCCGAGGCACTCACCGCGCTGGTCGAGGACCACTGGGCGGTCCTCAAGGTGGGCCCCGGTCTGACCTTCGCCCTGCGCGAGGCGCTGTTCGCCCTCGCCGCGATCGAGGACGAGCTGGTGCCGGCCGGCGAGCGGTCACGGCTTCCCGAGGTCGTCGAGCGGCGGATGCTCGCCGAGCCCGCCCAATGGGAGGGCTACTACCCGGGCGGCGACGCCGAGCAGCGCCTCGCACGCCGCTACAGCTACAGCGACCGGATGCGCTACTACTGGACCGACCCCGAGATCGAAGAGGCCCAGGCCCGCCTACTGGCCAACCTTTCGGCCGCGGCCGTCCCGTTGCCCCTGCTCAGCGCGCACCTTCCGCTCCAGTACGCCCGCGTCCGCCGTGGCGAGCTCGCCGCCCGCCCGCGCGAATTGGCCGTGGACCACGTCCGCGACGTCCTGCGCGACTACGACCGCGCCGCCGACCAGAACCGGAACCAGAACCAGAGGGAGTTCGTGTGA
- a CDS encoding SIS domain-containing protein: MTTPPGTLPVDDSAVHTVREIAQQPALWREVDRIVGASREALDAFLDPLVARGDLRVVLTGAGTSAFAGQVLQPSLARHLGRRVDAVPTTDLVADPRGCLAEDLPTLLVSFARSGDSPESVAATALADQVLSEVHHLVITCNEQGRLAREHAQRPRSHVLLMPAASNDRGFAMTSSFTCMTLAALLALGKDARDGVAERLARAAESIIEDGAAGRTAGALVDRAPERIVFLGSGPLKGLAEESALKVLELTGGTLMAVAESSLGFRHGPKAVLNERSVAVVYVSNDPYTRQYDHDIVAELRGNLPVGSVVAVSAETGAGTEDADAWPLPGLGDVEDAALALAAVVYAQLIALRASQARGLRPDNPFPSGEVNRVVQGVTLHSLND, translated from the coding sequence GTGACCACGCCCCCCGGCACGCTGCCCGTCGACGACAGCGCTGTCCACACCGTCCGCGAGATCGCCCAGCAGCCCGCCCTGTGGCGGGAGGTCGACCGAATCGTCGGAGCCTCCAGGGAAGCGCTGGACGCGTTCCTGGATCCGCTCGTGGCACGCGGCGACCTGCGCGTGGTGCTCACCGGCGCCGGGACCTCCGCGTTCGCCGGCCAGGTGCTCCAGCCCTCCCTGGCACGGCACCTGGGGCGGCGCGTCGACGCGGTCCCCACCACGGACCTCGTCGCCGACCCCCGCGGGTGCCTCGCCGAGGACCTGCCCACGCTGCTGGTCTCCTTCGCACGGTCGGGTGACAGCCCGGAGTCCGTCGCCGCCACCGCCCTGGCCGACCAGGTCCTCTCCGAGGTGCACCACCTCGTGATCACCTGCAACGAGCAGGGCCGCCTGGCGCGCGAGCACGCGCAGCGGCCGAGGTCGCACGTGCTGCTGATGCCGGCCGCGTCCAACGACCGCGGCTTCGCCATGACGTCGAGCTTCACCTGCATGACGCTCGCGGCCCTGCTCGCCCTGGGCAAGGACGCCCGCGACGGGGTCGCCGAACGCCTGGCACGGGCAGCGGAGTCGATCATCGAGGACGGCGCCGCCGGCCGCACGGCCGGCGCCCTGGTGGACCGCGCACCCGAGCGCATCGTCTTCCTCGGCAGCGGCCCGCTGAAGGGCCTCGCCGAGGAGTCGGCGCTGAAGGTGCTGGAGCTCACCGGCGGGACGCTCATGGCCGTCGCGGAGTCCTCGCTGGGCTTCCGGCACGGTCCCAAGGCGGTGCTCAACGAACGTTCGGTCGCGGTGGTGTACGTGTCGAACGACCCGTACACCCGCCAGTACGACCACGACATCGTCGCGGAGCTGCGCGGAAACCTTCCCGTCGGCAGTGTCGTCGCGGTCTCCGCGGAGACCGGCGCGGGAACGGAGGACGCCGATGCCTGGCCGCTCCCGGGCCTCGGCGACGTCGAGGACGCCGCCCTGGCACTGGCCGCCGTGGTGTACGCCCAGCTCATCGCCCTGCGCGCCTCCCAGGCCCGGGGTCTGCGGCCCGACAACCCGTTCCCCTCGGGTGAGGTCAACCGCGTGGTGCAGGGCGTGACCCTGCACTCCTTGAACGACTGA